Below is a window of Bordetella genomosp. 9 DNA.
CCAGCGCGGCCATGGCCTTCTGGTCCTGCGGGCCGACCCACAGGTGGGCGTCGACGCTGGCCGACGCGCCGGGCGCGATGTCGCCCACGCCTTCGATGGTGCGCGCGGCGTAGAGGTTGTCGCGCACCTGCAGCAGTTCATTGGTGCGCGCCTTGCCCTGCGGCGGAATCCAGGCGGTGGCGAAGTAGTGCTGCACCACGGCGATCCAGCCGTTGTCGGCCTGCTTGATGTAGCTGGCTTTCTTCTTTTCGATATCCGAGAACGTCGCCTTCTGGAACTTGTCCTGGTCCGAATACACCGCCATGCCGGTGAAGGTGTGATAGAAACTGGACGTATCCGGCGGATTGTTGCCGTCGCGCTGCAGCTGCAGGTACAGCGACGGGCGCGCCGGATTGGCGCTGGTGTTCGTCATGTCGTGACGGACGTCGATGTCGTAGCGGCCGCGATGCAGGGTGTAGGTCTTGGTGACCTTCATCCCGCCCGATTCGGCTTCGAACACCACGCTCAGCGTGTCGCCGGTCATGCTGCGCTCGGACGACACCATGCGGAAGGGCGTCTGGTGCGTCGGGAAGCCGGGCTGGCCCGGGGCGCCCACCACGCCGGATTGCACGACATAGTGCAGGTCGGGCGTATCGTCGAGCAACACCGTAGGCTGGTCGCCGCGGTTGGCGTCCGGATACTTCAGCAGCACCGCCTGCACCAGCTGCGCGCCGGTGGTGTCGAAGGTCAGGCGCAGCACGTCGGTGGTGATGACGATTTTCTGCGAGTCCGCCTGAGCCTTGGCGGCCGACGCCGGCACGCCGCCCGGCGCCGCCGAGGCGGGCTGGCCAGCCGCGGGCACGCTGGGAACGGTCGTGTTGCCGGCGGGCTGCGCCGCGTCGCCGGTGGCGGGCTTGGCCGCTTGCTGGGCCGGCGTGGCCGCGGGCGGCACGCCGAACAGCGACGGCTTTCCGTTATGGACTTGCCAGTTGTTCCAGAGAAGCAACAGCGAGAAAGAGAAGATCATCCAGAGGATGGTTCGTCGGATATCCATGGTGCCTACAAGGTAAGAGCGGGACCGGCAAAGCCCGCCAGTTTAGCGTCAATCCTGCCGGGCGCGGTGGCCGTGGCCGCAGGAGCAGTGGTCGCCGGGCCGCGGCGCGGGGGGAACCGGGTCGAGTCCACCCGGGCTCCAGGGGTGGCATCGGCCGATGCGCCGCGCCGCCAACCACAGACCGTGCAAAGGTCCGTGAGTTTCAATGGCTTCGATGGCGTAGGCCGAGCAGGTGGGCGTGAAACGGCATTGCCGTCCCATCCAGGGGCTCAGGAAGAACCGGTAGAACCGGATCGGCGCGATCAGCAGGGTCTTGATCATGGACGCGCTCACGCGGGCACCTTCAGGAAGAACAACGGACCAGCCGTGCGAAGTGAGTATCTACTTCTGCCCGGGCCGCGTGTTTCAGGGCCGTCAGGGACAGCTCGGGGACGCGCGCGTGGAGTCGGACCACATAGTCGGCCGGCGGCAAGGCCAGGCGGCGGGCCCGGAACGATTCCCGGATGACGCGTTTGAGGGCGTTGCGGGTCGCGGCGCGCGCGGCATGCCGCTTGGCGATGACCATACCCAGCCGCGCCTGGGCCGGCACGACGTCCGCGGGTGCGGCGGTGGACGTGATCATGAAAAACGCCCCTCGCGCCAGCCGGCGGCCTTTCAGCGCGGCGGCGAATTCCGAGGGGCGATGCATCCGCGCCTCCGGTGGAAGCGTGGTGCGCGGCATGACGGGCAACTGCGCGGCCGGGGCGGTCGTCAGACCGGCCGGGGCAGGCGCAACGCCTGGCGCGGCGTTCAGACCGCCAGACGCTTGCGGCCCTTGGCGCGGCGTGCGTTCAGCACGGCGCGGCCGCCACGGGTCTTCATGCGCACGCGAAAGCCATGGGTGCGCTTGCGGCGGGTAACGGAGGGTTGGAAAGTGCGTTTCATGGGCGGTCCACAAAAGAACAATTAATACGGATGGGCATGGAAGCAGATGACGCGCTTCGCGGGCCCACGGGGGCGATTCTTCGTATAGCTCGGGGCGATTCGTATACGGGCACACGCGTACGAGTAAACGTGTTCCGGATAAATCCGTCCCGTACAACGCGTACAGAACGACGCGTCAATACGGTACCTATGGGAAGGGTACGGGGCGAACGAAGCCACCCGACCTCAGCCGAGCCCGCCATTTCAGCAAGTTTCTTCTCTGTTGTCAAACAGTTAGCGGGGGGCGCGCGATGTCCGGCACCCCCAGCCTGTGGATAACCACAGCCCAGGCAAGGTAGAATCGAGGTTTAGACAAGACCGACATGAAAGAATTCTGGCAGACCTGCGTCAGTCGTCTTGAGCAGGAGCTCCCCCCTCAGCAGATCAGTGCGTGGATCCGTCCGCTGGTGCCTCTCTCCTACGACGAGGCCCAGGCGGTGCTGCGCATTTCCGCGCCCAATCGCTTCAAGCTCGATTGGGTGCGCAAGAACTTTGCCCACCAGATAGAGTCCCTGGCCGCCGAGTGGTTCCAACGGCCGGTGCAGGTCCAGTTCGAGCTGCCGGCTGGCGCCGCGGCGCCGCGCATGCCCGTCGCGCCGCGGGCGGGCGCGCCCGGCGCCGGGGCCATGAACGCCACGAACGGCGTCAATGGCGCCAATGGCGCCGGCGGGCCCATGGCGGCGCCGGGTTCGGGCGCGATTGCCTCGGGCCATGCCGCATCGGGCCCCGCCGCCGAAATGCTGGCGCTGTCCGGCATGTCGGCGCCTCCGGCGACCACCGCTGCCGCGGCTGCCGCGGTGGCCGCCGCCGTCAATGCGGATGCCGCCAATGTCGTCTACGAACGCTCGCGGCTGAACACCGACCTGACGTTCGAAAACTTCGTCACCGGCAAGGCCAACCAGCTGGCGCGGGCCGCCGCGCTGCAGGTCGCGGAAAACCCCGGCATTTCCTATAACCCGCTGTTCCTCTATGGCGGCGTGGGACTGGGCAAGACGCACCTGATACACGCGATCGGCAACGCCATGGTCGCGGCGGGCACCGGCGTGCGCGTGCGCTACGTGCATGCCGACCAGTACGTCTCCGACGTGGTCAAGGCCTACCAGCGCAAGGCGTTCGACGACTTCAAGCGCTACTACCATTCGCTGGACCTGCTGCTGATCGACGATATCCAGTTCTTCTCCGGCAAGAACCGCACGCAGGAAGAATTCTTCTACGCGTTCGAGGCGATGGTCGCGCAGCGCAAGCAGATCATCATCACCAGCGATACCTATCCCAAGGAACTGGCCGGCATCGACAGCCGCCTGATCTCCCGCTTCGATTCCGGTTTGACCGTGGCCATCGAGCCGCCCGAGCTGGAAATGCGCGTGGCCATCCTGCTGCGCAAGGCGGAATCGGAAGGCGTGCCCATGCCGGAAGAAGTCGCCTTCTTCATCGCCAAGCATCTGCGCAGCAACGTGCGCGAGCTGGAAGGCGCCCTGCGCAAGGTGCTGGCGTACGCGCGCTTCCATGGCCGCGACGTGGTCACCGTCGACGTCTGCAAGGACGCCTTGAAGGATCTGCTGTCGGTATCGAACGGGCAGATCACGGTCGAAAACATCCAGAAGACGGTGGCCGATTTCTACAAGATCAAGGTCGCCGACATGTATTCGAAACGGCGCCCCGCCAATATCGCCCTGCCTCGCCAAGTGGCCATGTACCTGGCCAAGGAGCTCACGCAAAAAAGCCTGCCTGAAATCGGCGATCTGTTCGGTGGCCGCGACCACACCACCGTTCTTCATGCCGTTCGCAAGATTTCAGACGCGCGCGGCAAGCTCGCCGAGCTCAACCATACCCTGCACGTGTTGGAACAAACTCTAAAAGGATGAACATGCAACTCGTACAAACCACACGCGATGCATTGCTGAAACCGCTATCGACTGTGGCGGGCATCGTCGAAAGACGCCATACCCTGCCCATCCTGGCGAACATCCTGATGCGCAAAGAGGCCAACAAGGTATCGTTCATCGCGACCGACCTCGAAGTGCAGATCACCACGCATGCGGATTTCGGCGTGGGTTCCGACAACGAATCGACCACCGTCGCCGCGCGCAAGCTGCTGGACATCCTGCGCGCCCTGCCGGATACCGGCGATGTCAAGATGGCGCTGGCCAGCAACAAGCTGTCCGTGCAGACGGGCAAGAGCCGTTTCGCGCTGCAGACGCTGGCGGCCAGCGAATTCCCCACCGTGGCCCAGCCCGAGCAATGGGACGTATCGCTGACGCTCACGCAGAAGAACCTGCGGCATCTGCTGAACATGGTGTATTTCGCCATGGCGCAGCAGGACATCCGTTATTACCTGAACGGCATGTTGATGGTGTTCGAACCGGGCCGCGTGCGCGCCGTGGCGACCGACGGCCACCGCCTGGCGCACTGCGCCACCGACGCCGAAGGCATCACCGAGAAGCATGAGGTCATCGTGCCGCGCAAGACGGTGCTGGAAATGCAGCGCCTGCTGGAAGATTCCGACCAGCCGGTGTCGGTGGACGTGGCGCCCGGCCAGATCCGCTTCCGCTTCGGCGATGTCGAGCTGGTGTCCAAGCTGGTGGAAGGCAAGTTCCCCGACTTCACGCGCGTGATCCCCACCAACTACACGCGCCACTTCGTCGTCAGCCGCGAAGCCCTGCAGGGCAGCCTGCAGCGCGCCGCCATCCTGACCACCGACAAGTTCAAGGGCGTGCGCCTGCAACTGGCGCAGAACGTGATGAAGATTTCTTCCTCCAACGCCGAGCAGGAAGAGGCGCAGGAAGAACTCGATATCGATTACGGCCATGAGCCGCTCGACGTCGGCTTCAACGTGAGCTATCTGCTGGACGTCCTGAGCAACGTCAAGGTGGACGAAATCAAATGGTCCGTCATGCCGGACCAGAACGCGTCCGCCCTGATCACCCTACCCGATGACGACAACTTCAAGTACGTCGTGATGCCGATGCGCATCTGACCCGACCTGTCCGTCATTCCTGGCCTCGGCGACCGGACGGGCAACCGATCCGGCGCGGCCAGGCCGCAAGCCGGCCGCTTTACACGTGCAATCACAGAGATTTATGTCCGACACTCCGAATACCAATCCCGAGAATACCGGCTACGGCGCCGATTCGATCAAGATGCTCAAGGGGCTGGAGGCCGTGCGCAAGCGCCCCGGCATGTACATCGGCGATACCTCCGATGGCACGGGCCTGCATCACATGGTGTTCGAAGTGGTCGACAACGCCATCGACGAAGCGCTGGCGGGCTATTGCGACGACATCGTCGTCACCATCCACACGGACAACTCCATTTCGGTATCGGATAACGGGCGCGGCATTCCCACCGATATCCACAAGGACGACGAATTCGGCCGCAGCGCGGCGGAAATCGTCATGACCGAACTGCACGCGGGCGGCAAGTTCGACCAGAACTCGTACAAGGTGTCCGGCGGCCTGCACGGCGTGGGCGTGTCCTGCGTGAACGCGCTGTCCGAATGGCTGCGGCTGACCATCCGCCGCAACGGCGAAGTGCACGAAATGGAGTTCCGCCAGGGCCAGCGCGTGAACCCGCTGGCGGTGACCGGCAAGACCGAAAAGCGCGGCACCGAAGTGCGCTTCCTGGCCGATCCGGAGATCTTCAATCACATCGAATACCACTACGACATCCTGTCCAAGCGGCTGCGCGAGCTGTCGTTCCTGAACAATGGCGTGAAGATCCGCCTGATCGACCAGCGCCAGGGCAAGGAAGAAAACTTCGCGTTCTCCGGCGGGGTGAAGGGTTTCGTCGAATACATCAATCGCAGCAAGACGGTGCTGCATCCGAACGTGTTCTCGGTCAGCGCGGAATCCAGCGCGGGCGGCGTGCCGGTGACGGTGGACGTCGCCATGCAGTGGAACGACAGCTATTCGGAAAGCGTGCTGTGCTTCACCAACAACATCCCGCAGCGCGACGGCGGCACCCACATGACGGGCCTGCGCGCGGCGATGACGCGTGTCATCAACAAGTACATCGCCGACAACGAGATGGCCAAGAAGGCCAAGGTCGAAACGTCCGGCGACGATATGCGCGAAGGCCTGACCTGCGTGCTGTCGGTCAAGGTGCCCGAGCCCAAGTTCAGCAGCCAGACCAAGGACAAGCTGGTGTCCAGCGAAGTGCGCCCGGCGGTGGAAGATGCCGTGGGCCGCACGCTGGAAAGCTGGCTGCTGGAACATCCCGCCGATGCCAAGGCGCTGTGCGCCAAGATCGTCGAAGCCGCCCGTGCCCGCGAAGCCGCGCGCAAGGCGCGCGAAATGACGCGCCGCAAGAGCGTGCTGGAAGGCGCCGGCCTGCCCGGCAAGCTGGCGGACTGCCAGGAAAAGGACCCGGCGCTGTGCGAGCTGTACATCGTGGAAGGGGACTCGGCCGGCGGCTCCGCCAAGCAGGGCCGCGACCGCAAGTTCCAGGCCGTGCTGCCGCTGCGCGGCAAGGTGCTGAACGTCGAGAAAGCACGCTTCGACCGGCTGATCGCCAGCGAGCAGATCGCCACCCTGATCACCGCGCTGGGCACCAGCATCGGCCCTGATTTCAACGTCGACAAGCTGCGCTATCACCGCCTGATCATCATGACGGACGCCGACGTCGACGGCGCGCACATCCGCACGCTGTTGCTGACGCTGCTGTACCGCCAGATGCCGGAACTGGTGGCGCGGGGCTACGTCTACATCGCGCAGCCGCCGCTGTACAAGGTCAAGGTCGGCCGCGACGAACGCTATTTGAAGGACGACGCGGAAGAAGCGGTCTTCATGCTGCAGCTGGCCCTGAAGGAAGCCGTGCTGATCCCGGCCGAGGGCGCCGAGCCCATCACGGGCGATGCGCTGGCCGCGCTGGCGCGGCAGTACACGCTGGCCGACGCCGTGATTGCGCGGGCCTCGCGCATGATCGACGAAGCCGCGCTGTCGGCCATGGCCGAAGGCGTGGAGATCAACCTCGATACGGCGGAAGCCGCCGCCGCCTCGGCCGAACGGCTGGAAAGGGCGCTGTTCGATCCGCTGCATCCGAACGCGGTGAAGGCCTATGCCGAAGTGGATCCCGCCACCGAAAAGCAGCGCGTCGTCGTGCAGCGCATGCGCCATGGCAATGCGCGCAACAGCCTGATCGACGCCACCTTCATCGAAGGCGCCGACTATGGCGTGCTGTCGACGGCGGCCCGGACCTTCCTGGGCCTGATCGGCACGGGCGCGGTGATCGCGCGCGGCGAAGGCGACAAGCGCAAGGAAGCCCCGGTCTCGGACTTCCGCGAAGCCATGCGCTGGCTGCGCAACGAAGCCGAACGCAGCGTCTCCAAGCAGCGCTACAAGGGCCTGGGCGAAATGAATCCCGAGCAGCTGTGGGAAACCACCATGGACCCCAAGGTGCGGCGCCTGCTGCGCGTGCAGATCGAGGACGCCATCGCGGCGGACGAAGTCTTTACCACCCTGATGGGCGATGAAGTCGAACCGCGCCGCGCGTTCATCGAGACGCATGCGTTGACGGCGAGCAATATCGATATCTGACGGGGCTGTTCAGCTGCGAACGAACGCCAGGAGCGACTGATAGTCTCCTTGGTCTGCCGCTCGCAGTGCGGCCAAGTACCTCGACCGCAGCTCGTTGGCGGCGACCAGATTGCCGCCATTCCCCCAGGTGAATGCTGGTTGGCCAAGGCTGCGAAGCAACGCGTCGGCCATCATGCGTGATTGCCGGCCGTTGCCATTGGGAAAGGGGTGAATCCAGACCAGGTCGCGGTGAAAGCGCGCTGCGATTTCGTCTGGCGGGAGCGTCGCGTTGTCGACCCACCAGCGTACGTTGCCGAACAGCGTGTTAAGCCGTACCGCGATCTGCGTCCAGTCGCAGCCGATGTTCTTGTCTGACTTGCGGAACGTGCCCCCCCATGACCAAGTCAGGTCGAACATCTTCGCGTGCAGAGTCCGACAGACCCCTCGCTGAGCACGTCCGGCGAACGCGCCGTGAGGGGGCTTGCCGATTCACCAGGTCCGCGTAACTGGACAAGGTGGACTGCAGGTGCTGCATTCTAGGGAAGCAAATAGATATCGATTGCTTCATCAATGGGAAGCAGGCGGAGGGTGACGTTCGGCACCGGGCGCGAACCAGCTTGTCGGGGCCAGGGTCGCATCCACGCGGCCCCTTCCAAGAGAATATAGTTGCGTATCGCAACCTTTGGGGTTATGTTGGAGCCGGCGCTGTGCCACGGACCGGAGGCTCCTACATGGCAACGATTCCATCTCTATACGAACTCGCGGGACCCGCTCCGGCTCCGCCTTCCGGCCAGCGCTTAAAGGGCCGGATCTGCCTGGTCGTGGGGGGCACCAGCGGCATCGGGCGCGCTGCGGCCCTGCGCATGGCGGGCGAAGGCGCCGCGGCGGTGATCGTGACGGGCCGGCGCGAGCCGCTCGGGCGAGATCTGGCTGCGGAAATCGGACGCACAGGAGTGGAAGGGCTTTTCATTGCGGCCGATGCGACGGTGGAGGCGGAGCTTGCTGCCGCAATAGCGCAGGTGATACAGCGCTTCGGACGCCTGGATGCGGTGTTCAACAACGCCGGCTACCAGGAACGGCGCGCGCCGCTGGCCGAGCAGACCGACGACGTCTACACCCGGGTGTTCGACACGAACGTCCGCGGCGTCTTCAATGCCATGCGCCATGAGATCCCGGCGCTGCTGGCCTCGGGCGGAGGCAGCATCATCAACAACACGAGCGTCAGCGGGATACGCAACCCCAATCCCGGCCTGTCCCTATACGGCGCGTCCAAGGCCGCCGCGAACGCGCTGACGCGCGCGGCGGCGATGGAGTATGCGCCGCAGGGTATACGCATCAACGGCGTCGCGCCCGGGCGCGTGGTGACGGACATGATGCTCGGGTCCGGCATTGCCGATATGAATGCCGTGAAGGCCGGGCTGCCGTTGCGGCGCATGGGCCATCCGGAAGAAGTCGCCGCCGCTGTTGTGTGGCTCATGTCGGCGGAGGCGGGTTATGTGGTTGGCCATATCCTGGCCGCGGATGGCGGATTCCTGGCCAGCTAGCCCTGCACGTGGGACGCCCAGGGCTGCGCATTCAGCCGTTCGGCAAGAAAATCCATGAGCGCCTGCACGCGCGCGGGACGCCTGCGTCCCGGTGGCGTGACGATGTGCAGCGCGATGCTGTCCACCTGCCAGTCGTCCATGGCCGTTTCCAGTGCGCCGGATCGCAGGTCGTCCCACACCAGGAATTCCGGCTGCAGCGCGAGTCCCAGGCCGGCGCGCAACGCGGGCGTGAGCGCTTCGGCGTTGTTGACGTTCAGGAGCACAGGCAGCGTCTGGGAGAATTCGCCGTGCTCGTCATGCCGGAAACGCCAGCTCGCGCCGTTGCGGGCGTACATGTACTGCAAGGCAGTGTGCTGGGCCAGATCGCGCGGATGCGCGGGCCGCCCCGCACGCTTGAAGTAGGCCGGCGCGCCCACCAGCAAGATGCGCACGGAGCACAGGCGCCGCGCCAACAGGCTGGAATCCACCAGGTTGGAGATGCGCAGCGCGAGATCGAATCGCTCGGATACCAGATCCACCTGTTTGTCGTTGAACTCGATTTCCAGGCCGACATCGGGATGCGCCTGCATGAAGGGCGGCAGCATGGGCGCCAGGTGCGTGATGCCGAAGGACATCGGGCAGGTGAAGCGGATTTTCCCGTGCAGGCTGCTGGATTTTTCCGTGACCTCGGCTTCCACCGATTCGCCTTCTTCCAGGATGCGCGCGGCGCGTTCCAGCGCCGCATAGCCCGCGTCGGTCAGCGACATGCTGCGCGAGGTGCGGTGGAACAAGGTGGTTTTCATGCGCGTTTCCAGGCGCGTGATGGCCTTGGATATGGTGGCCTGCGACAGCGAGAATTCGGCCGCCGCCTTGGCGAACGAACCTGTTTCGGCGACCTTGGCGAAGATCGCCCAGCCTTCCAGATCTGGCAACTTATTCATCTGTTTTCCCCGCGCAATTTGCGGTCGATGATAGCGGCCGTGCATGGCAGGGACAAGCAGGGTCCGGGCGATCATGCATAAAACGGAAAGGATGGAATTCGGTTCCTTGGATTCTCAGGGCAGGTGCCCTTCCCTAATATGCACCTACCGACAGACGACGTGTACGGCAGAACGCAAACGCAGATGCGAACGCAGACGCAAATGCAGAAGCAAACAGCGCTTCACGTACGACTGATCGGGGCAAGCCCCGGACGGCCTGCCACCTGATTCGAATTCATCTTTCAACGCACCATTCCAAAGAGAGCCTAGCCATGTCGAACAAATACCTCGAAGTCCTGACCCCGCAGAACAGCCAGATCATCTTCATCGACCAGCAACCGCAAATGGCCTTCGGCGTGCAGTCGATCGATCGCCAGACACTGAAGAACAACGTGGTGGGCCTGGCGAAGGCGGCGCGCACGTTCAATATTCCGGCCACGATCACGACGGTGGAGACCGACGGTTTTTCGGGAAACACCTATCCTGAACTGCTGGCGGTGTTTCCGGAAAACAAGATCCTGGAACGCACGTCCATGAACTCCTGGGACGACCAGAACGTACGCGACGCGCTGGCCGCCAACGGCCGCAAGAAGATCGTCGTGGCGGGCCTGTGGACCGAGGTGTGCAATACGACGTTCGCGCTGTGCGCCATGCTGGAAGGCGACTACGAGATCTACATGGTGGCCGATGCGTCGGGCGGCACGTCGATGGACGCCCACAAGTACGCGATGGACCGCATGGTGCAGGCCGGCGTGGTGCCGGTCACCTGGCAGCAGGTGATGCTGGAATGGCAGCGCGATTGGGCCCGCCAGGAAACCTATGACGCCGTGACCTCCATCGCGAAGGAACATTCGGGCGCCTACGGCATGGGCATCGACTACGCGGTGACGCACGTTCACAAGCTGGCCGAACGGGTCAAGCATGGTGAGCGTATCGGCCCCAACCCCGCCAAGTAATGACGGCGCATCAATAACTGGAACTGCCATGATCGAACGCCGAGCCCTCGCCAGCCTGAACCCCGCGGAACGCGGGAGGCCCGGCGCGGGACATGGCTTGTCGCCGGCGGGGACACGGTCCCGCGCCCGGTCGGGTTGGGGCGTGCTGCGCGGCTGGCGCGACGAAACGATCGCGCCGGGCGCGGGCTACCCCGCCGTCATGCACGCGGATGTGGACATCATTACCTGCGTGCAGGAAGGCGTCCTGACGCACGAGGACGATCTGGGCAACCGTGAACGGGCCCGCGCCGGCGATGTGCAGGTGATGAGCGCGGGCAGCGGCCTGACGTACGCCGAATTCAATATGGAGCGCGAGCCCGCACGGGTGCAGCAGATCTGGATCGAGCCGGATCGGCGCGGGTCCTTGCCCAGCTGGGGCAGGAAATCCTTCGCGTCCGGCACCGGCAGCGGGCGCTTCGTGACGCTTGCCAGCGGCATGGAGGGCGACCGGGACGCCTTGCCGATACGCAGCGGCGTGCGTGTGGTCGCCGTCGCCTTGAAGCCCGGAGAGGCGGCGGAGTACCGGTTCGCGCCGGGCGGGCGGCGGGGCTTTCTGGTGGCCTCGCGCGGGCGCCTGCGGGTCAACGACCTGGCGATCGAGGCCGGGACGGGCGCCGCCATCCGGGAGGAGTCCAGCGTGCGTCTCACGTCCCTGGAGGGCGCCGACGCGCTGTTGGTGGATATGCCCGCCTGAGGATGAGGGGGCAGCGGCGGCCTCCATAGATTGCATTTATGGATTCCATAGGTAACGACCTCCAATAAAGGAGGATTGCTCTTGAAAATGGAAAGGTGATTTTCGGCGATCAGGGTTTATCCCTAGGTCTTGGCGGCGCAGAATGCAGTCATCGGGAACAGCAACGGACATCGCGAAGTTCTCTACACAGCAAGTCGCGATGCACGGCCCGGATCACTTAACCAGGACTAGGAGTACTGCCATGAAGACCAAGACCATCGTTTCCGCTTTGATTCTTTCCTTTGCCGCCATCGGCGCTGCCCAAGCGACGCCCCGTGGCGATTCGGACAA
It encodes the following:
- a CDS encoding mobile mystery protein B, whose protein sequence is MFDLTWSWGGTFRKSDKNIGCDWTQIAVRLNTLFGNVRWWVDNATLPPDEIAARFHRDLVWIHPFPNGNGRQSRMMADALLRSLGQPAFTWGNGGNLVAANELRSRYLAALRAADQGDYQSLLAFVRS
- a CDS encoding ribonuclease P protein component yields the protein MPRTTLPPEARMHRPSEFAAALKGRRLARGAFFMITSTAAPADVVPAQARLGMVIAKRHAARAATRNALKRVIRESFRARRLALPPADYVVRLHARVPELSLTALKHAARAEVDTHFARLVRCSS
- the gyrB gene encoding DNA topoisomerase (ATP-hydrolyzing) subunit B codes for the protein MSDTPNTNPENTGYGADSIKMLKGLEAVRKRPGMYIGDTSDGTGLHHMVFEVVDNAIDEALAGYCDDIVVTIHTDNSISVSDNGRGIPTDIHKDDEFGRSAAEIVMTELHAGGKFDQNSYKVSGGLHGVGVSCVNALSEWLRLTIRRNGEVHEMEFRQGQRVNPLAVTGKTEKRGTEVRFLADPEIFNHIEYHYDILSKRLRELSFLNNGVKIRLIDQRQGKEENFAFSGGVKGFVEYINRSKTVLHPNVFSVSAESSAGGVPVTVDVAMQWNDSYSESVLCFTNNIPQRDGGTHMTGLRAAMTRVINKYIADNEMAKKAKVETSGDDMREGLTCVLSVKVPEPKFSSQTKDKLVSSEVRPAVEDAVGRTLESWLLEHPADAKALCAKIVEAARAREAARKAREMTRRKSVLEGAGLPGKLADCQEKDPALCELYIVEGDSAGGSAKQGRDRKFQAVLPLRGKVLNVEKARFDRLIASEQIATLITALGTSIGPDFNVDKLRYHRLIIMTDADVDGAHIRTLLLTLLYRQMPELVARGYVYIAQPPLYKVKVGRDERYLKDDAEEAVFMLQLALKEAVLIPAEGAEPITGDALAALARQYTLADAVIARASRMIDEAALSAMAEGVEINLDTAEAAAASAERLERALFDPLHPNAVKAYAEVDPATEKQRVVVQRMRHGNARNSLIDATFIEGADYGVLSTAARTFLGLIGTGAVIARGEGDKRKEAPVSDFREAMRWLRNEAERSVSKQRYKGLGEMNPEQLWETTMDPKVRRLLRVQIEDAIAADEVFTTLMGDEVEPRRAFIETHALTASNIDI
- the dnaN gene encoding DNA polymerase III subunit beta, whose product is MQLVQTTRDALLKPLSTVAGIVERRHTLPILANILMRKEANKVSFIATDLEVQITTHADFGVGSDNESTTVAARKLLDILRALPDTGDVKMALASNKLSVQTGKSRFALQTLAASEFPTVAQPEQWDVSLTLTQKNLRHLLNMVYFAMAQQDIRYYLNGMLMVFEPGRVRAVATDGHRLAHCATDAEGITEKHEVIVPRKTVLEMQRLLEDSDQPVSVDVAPGQIRFRFGDVELVSKLVEGKFPDFTRVIPTNYTRHFVVSREALQGSLQRAAILTTDKFKGVRLQLAQNVMKISSSNAEQEEAQEELDIDYGHEPLDVGFNVSYLLDVLSNVKVDEIKWSVMPDQNASALITLPDDDNFKYVVMPMRI
- the yidD gene encoding membrane protein insertion efficiency factor YidD produces the protein MIKTLLIAPIRFYRFFLSPWMGRQCRFTPTCSAYAIEAIETHGPLHGLWLAARRIGRCHPWSPGGLDPVPPAPRPGDHCSCGHGHRARQD
- the yidC gene encoding membrane protein insertase YidC, whose product is MDIRRTILWMIFSFSLLLLWNNWQVHNGKPSLFGVPPAATPAQQAAKPATGDAAQPAGNTTVPSVPAAGQPASAAPGGVPASAAKAQADSQKIVITTDVLRLTFDTTGAQLVQAVLLKYPDANRGDQPTVLLDDTPDLHYVVQSGVVGAPGQPGFPTHQTPFRMVSSERSMTGDTLSVVFEAESGGMKVTKTYTLHRGRYDIDVRHDMTNTSANPARPSLYLQLQRDGNNPPDTSSFYHTFTGMAVYSDQDKFQKATFSDIEKKKASYIKQADNGWIAVVQHYFATAWIPPQGKARTNELLQVRDNLYAARTIEGVGDIAPGASASVDAHLWVGPQDQKAMAALAPGLELVVDYGWLTIIAKPLFSLMTWLHSILGNWGWTIVALTVLIKLLFYPLAATSYRSMARMKQVTPRLQALKEKFGDDKQKLNAAMMEMYRTEKINPLGGCLPMVVQIPVFISLYWVLLASVEMRGAPWLGWVHDLSVHDPYFILPAIMMATMFLQIRLNPTPPDPVQAKVMMIMPLVFGGMMFMFPAGLVLYWCVNNTLSILQQWYITRKLRVETETAKR
- the dnaA gene encoding chromosomal replication initiator protein DnaA, with protein sequence MKEFWQTCVSRLEQELPPQQISAWIRPLVPLSYDEAQAVLRISAPNRFKLDWVRKNFAHQIESLAAEWFQRPVQVQFELPAGAAAPRMPVAPRAGAPGAGAMNATNGVNGANGAGGPMAAPGSGAIASGHAASGPAAEMLALSGMSAPPATTAAAAAAVAAAVNADAANVVYERSRLNTDLTFENFVTGKANQLARAAALQVAENPGISYNPLFLYGGVGLGKTHLIHAIGNAMVAAGTGVRVRYVHADQYVSDVVKAYQRKAFDDFKRYYHSLDLLLIDDIQFFSGKNRTQEEFFYAFEAMVAQRKQIIITSDTYPKELAGIDSRLISRFDSGLTVAIEPPELEMRVAILLRKAESEGVPMPEEVAFFIAKHLRSNVRELEGALRKVLAYARFHGRDVVTVDVCKDALKDLLSVSNGQITVENIQKTVADFYKIKVADMYSKRRPANIALPRQVAMYLAKELTQKSLPEIGDLFGGRDHTTVLHAVRKISDARGKLAELNHTLHVLEQTLKG
- the rpmH gene encoding 50S ribosomal protein L34, giving the protein MKRTFQPSVTRRKRTHGFRVRMKTRGGRAVLNARRAKGRKRLAV
- a CDS encoding SDR family NAD(P)-dependent oxidoreductase: MATIPSLYELAGPAPAPPSGQRLKGRICLVVGGTSGIGRAAALRMAGEGAAAVIVTGRREPLGRDLAAEIGRTGVEGLFIAADATVEAELAAAIAQVIQRFGRLDAVFNNAGYQERRAPLAEQTDDVYTRVFDTNVRGVFNAMRHEIPALLASGGGSIINNTSVSGIRNPNPGLSLYGASKAAANALTRAAAMEYAPQGIRINGVAPGRVVTDMMLGSGIADMNAVKAGLPLRRMGHPEEVAAAVVWLMSAEAGYVVGHILAADGGFLAS
- a CDS encoding LysR family transcriptional regulator; its protein translation is MNKLPDLEGWAIFAKVAETGSFAKAAAEFSLSQATISKAITRLETRMKTTLFHRTSRSMSLTDAGYAALERAARILEEGESVEAEVTEKSSSLHGKIRFTCPMSFGITHLAPMLPPFMQAHPDVGLEIEFNDKQVDLVSERFDLALRISNLVDSSLLARRLCSVRILLVGAPAYFKRAGRPAHPRDLAQHTALQYMYARNGASWRFRHDEHGEFSQTLPVLLNVNNAEALTPALRAGLGLALQPEFLVWDDLRSGALETAMDDWQVDSIALHIVTPPGRRRPARVQALMDFLAERLNAQPWASHVQG